The genomic interval CAGAGATGAGCAGCAACTTTGTCTCGCTGCGACTCGCAGAAATCGAAATACTGTCTGTCCCAGCAGATTGTGCGGTTTGACTTAGGTACGTGTTAAAATGGTGAAGTGGAATTATTTGCATTTTGCTAAGTTGTGTACAATTACAGAATCTAAAGCCATATAACAGCCAACCATAGGACTGAGTCTGCACTCAGCACGCGTCCTGCACAAGCCTTGTAATCATTGATTGAAATATTTCATGTGTAAAAGTTCATTCATAGGCCGTGTTTATATAACTGATATATGCACTAAAACTACTGCAGGTTCTGAGCACTTTAAGATTTCACTTTGTGCCCTTATTGGTACTATCTGAACTTTTAAGCACAAATATTTGGAGAAAAATGCCTAAAATTGCACTTGTTGTACAGTCGTGGGTACTTTTGTAAATAGTtgaacttattttaaaatatccgTAAAATCTAAACCAAAGATGCTTTTCAATCTTAGCAGTGACATTCCTCGTGTATTGATCAGCCTGCAAAGTCACACTCCTATTAATATGGCTCCGtaaacataaattatttttttttgcctccatTTGGTCTTCCAATAAACTTCCTTTAAAGAACACTTGAGTGGTATTTTGTGTTCTCTGGGTTTGGATCAGTATTCAGGAAGATCATTCTGGAACATTAGTTGGGAACCTTCTCCCATGCTGGAGGATTTAGGCCGTTACTGCACTTGCTAGGCCTGTCAGAGAATAGTAAGCATTATCTTTTGTCAGTGTATCCACAGTAATAATCAAGGATTAAAACATCTCACCCCAATTTGTAATCTGTCATCTTGTAATAAGTCTGCCAGTCATGGATGGAGAGCACAGGTAATGCAAAGCAGCAGAGTGAGATTAACGAATAGATCACAGGAAAGGTGAATCAACTGGCTCGCTCGCCAACCTGCAAACGCTCGACAAAGGAAGTTTCTGCTGCTGTTTGTTCGAATGTAAAAGCCCCATCCCCGGCTTGAGCTGTTGGAACTGTCATGTGGCCGTCCTGCTCATTACAGCATCAGGAGAAATGGAAAGTGCTCACAGATTTACCCAATTTGCGGGTTCTCACTCAGATTTCATCACAGTAACCATCACAGAGCCTTCACAATTAAGAGGGCAACACTTTGCAGTGAAGTACAGCAGCAACGCTATTGGTCAGAAGCACCAACTGCCACAGAGCCACATAAGGCTGGTGTTCAAAGCAAAAGTGAGAGACTACAGCTGTTACAAATGAACAGCAAGGGCAACAACCTCACCTCCATACCCCACCAAACCTACAAAAAAACCCTGAAGAAACCTATTTCCATGTCACATTTTCCAGAACGTCttggaggttttttttttttttttaaggcataAAATTAGGCTTAAGAATTAGAATGCTGCAGCAAATCTTACCCATGAAGGACAGAAACAGGGCTTTGAAACCCAAGGTGAGCAGAACATCAGTCAGCGCTTGTTTCAACCCAGGGGGAATCTGAAGTAACCAATGAGGTACAGCCTAACACAGTGATTGACAGTGCAGAGAAATTTCTCTCAGGGTATTGTTACCCCAAACAAAACTGTCCTAGTTCAACTAAATCAGGGGTAGCCAATGTTATCCGCAatgggccggtgtgtatgcgggtttttgctgcaacgccctaattagattactaattagaggactgattggctgaaagagtcctcccacctgggtttgaacagctgacctacagggtatcccaaaaacctgcataaacaccggccctttgcggataagattggctacccctgaACTAAACATTGACTAATGctttgtccacacgtacacgggtatattttaaaacgtacctttttctatacgtcttgggcttttgtccacacgtaaacggcgtctcaggtcactgaaaacgtagattttgcaaaactccatccagggtgaagatttttagaaactccgttttcagcgtcgacatgtagacagggaaaacCGAGTTTTTGGCTCGAAACGTCAGATTGTGCGCCGTTGTCCACTTTGACGTCAGAGCGCAcgctgtttgctgtatacattaggcAAGCTTGAGCAATGGCGGACACGAAATAGTGCTTGAGCTAACtttgctgacaggacttctgacatgtgtacagataaatgttgagtcactctcgcattatatttacatttacagcatttggcagatgcccttagccagagcgacttacataagtgtaAATATTGATCAACACAGGTGTCGGAATGTGTTCCATGGTTTTCAacttaacaggactggcaattaggcttctgattggctaacaggGCAGTGcggttagagttataatgccACCTGTTGGTTTGGCATGCTCATTACAGTGCATTTTAGCAGTTTCATGTGGACAGAAGTattttagaagacaatgttcgtgtggactgggatttttttttttttaaacggaggaggaaaaacagttttaaaatatacccgtgtatgtgtggacaaggcataaaAGGGGTGTTAAGGTTTAAGTCTTGCCTCAAATTCCCCTAGAATAGGTCTGGTTTTAAGTGCTTTGTACTGCTATATTGGAGCcgtcccaaaaaaaaaaaaaaaaaaaacagtccacTGTGGATGAAATAAAAGAATTCTATTTTCTGACCAGATTTGGGGCCAGATGTCCCTACAGGCAAAAAGGAATATAAGGCAGGCTACGTCTGCCGTTTCTTTAACCAGCAATTGACATATTGTAcatcagatttttatttattaaattttaattattaaaacatgAACAACCAGCTTCACCAAGGAAATGACATTTTATACCCCAACCTAAAGAGCAGGCAAAAGGTTGACAAACAGCATCACTATAATTCAGTGGTGAAAaattgcttttttcccccagatctctccccccccacccacaattCAGGTAATTAAAGCAACACACAATAAGTAAAGAACCCATCTTTCATTTTTTACCTTAATTTGACAAGGGAAGGTGAATGAAAACTGGTGAAAGTCACCTTTGGGGCAAGACAATGACACGGTAGCTTTACACCAGAACTAGTGGTCAATCAGTCTATCATTCATATGAACAGACCTCACACAATCAATGGGGGTGGGGGAAACAACCTAATCACATTTAAATCAGCGATAGAACCCCTACAGGAAAACAAGTCAAGAGTTCAATGCCGCAGGCTTGCTTCTGCCAAGCTATAcataagaaaagaaaagaaagcacATCAGCACTGAAAAATTTGCCGGAAAACTCAAAAGGTCAGAGGGCTTTTCAATAATCTTCTTCATCATCGTCGTCATCCAAGTCGCAGAAGTGAATAGCAGGCCTGCGGTCTGGCACCTCTTCTTCAGAGTCTCCGTtcgagcctggggggggggtcaggttaGGATATCCACCCCGCACGACCAAACGAGCAAACCTAATTTGTGAAATAGGTTGAGATCAGGCAAGTCAAATGACACTGACCATGATAAGATAAGAAGCCGTTTTTATTACGACTTCCGACCTGCATGGCCTAGTTTCCTGCACACTTAAGAGGCAAAATAAAGGTTCTCTTAGCATTTCAGTAACCTGCGGTACTTACGGATTGTGTGCCTTCAAGACTAAAAAAGCCCCTATCGCATTTAGTTCAGTGTCTGTGAACCCGATCTGTAACCTTACGGGGCCCTTGACACGCATGATCGATGGACACCCGGATGCAGACCACCCAGGCTGTGACACACACTTACGACCACATAAAGACCACCCAAAGGAGATTCAACATACTTTCGAGCTCGTCCATGTACTCATGAAGAGTTCTCGCCATGTTGAAAAACTGGGCGAGAGGGAGAGAGTTTTCAGCCGCATTCCTTCGCACACTCACTAATCAGACGTTAAGCAGTGAAAACCTTATTTACACGTGTAAATCCCTCACATGAGAGGTGTAGGCCCGAACGCGGCACAGCTCCCAATCTCTCACCCCGGCATCATTGGCCGCTCCCAGTACATCCGAGAAACGCTGCTCACACAGGTGCAGTAGGACCACCAGGTAGAGGCCGCAGCTTATGAACTCATTCTCTGACTGTGGGGCAGAAACAGAGATAGCAGTGAGGTTCCTCAGGGGTCCATCCATGGCTTCATTTATTTGGGGTAGTCCTCCTCCCCCTACCCACTCCTTACCCTCTCACGCATCCTGTACAGCTCATTGATGTCAAAATTGTCGATGTTGAGCTGTAGCTTCTCCTTGCACAGCTCACACGTGGTGATGGTGTCCAGGGCAGAACCTGGGAGTCGCAGTTACAGTCTCACATTAACGGTGAACGGATAGGGCCGGACCCACGTCCGCGTGATTGCACTGGTGCACCAGCACAGCCCTTACCTGAGCTGATCTTGGAGCTCAGCCACTTCTTCATGCAGTCCTGGTGAACATACTGCAGGCTCCCAGTGCACCGGCACGGCGCGATCAGTGGGTTGGAGGGTGACTCCTCCGCCATCTGACAGATTCGGCAAAGGTCACCCTCCTCATCAGACTCCTCCAGCAACAGGCTGacgggggcagggggcaggaaTTCAGTATGGCTGATCATACCAAAAACTTACGGTATTTTTCCCCTGCTCCAGTCACACAAAGACTGAAATCAATTTCCTCCCCGTCGCGTGGGTGCTAAGCTTCCCTCCCCGGTTTACCTTTCCTTTATTTTCCGGAGCTTCTCAGGATCCCGTGAAGAGGAAGGCTTCTCCATCTCAGGGCCACTTCTCCCAGTAGCCATGATGTCCACTGTGATCATCACGTTGTCAGGCAGTGAGCTCTCCAGAGAGGGCGACACAGAGACGTGGAACAGAGAGTTGGGTGTGACCCCGGCCATCCGACGGGCTCTGCCTGCGTGCGGAGGACACGGCACAGTGGTGTTTGAGGCCCCCGTGGCCCCTGGTGACCCCACTACTCCAGCGCTTTCAGGTTCCTCCTCGTCATCCTCTCCCTCTTCCTGATCGGTGGCTTTGGTTTCCGGAGAAGCCCGTCTCCGCAAAGGGAAAGGGGAGCTCCGATACGGCTGTCGTGCCTCATCTTCCTGGAGGCCCTCCCGCCTCCTGCAGGAAAACAGAGGGGTGCAACGGCTCCTCAGGGAAGACGATAGCCAGGAGGTTCCCGCCCTTGGAGGCTCTGGGTCGGCCTCGGCGGCGTGCGTTTCCCGCACCGCGTGATGGCGACGGCGAAGGAAAGGCAGGCCTTGGGAAGAATCGGTGCTGCTATTTCTGCTACTGCTGGCGCTGGTTGGGGAGCTCTCCTCTCGCTGGGCATCGGCAGAGTCCTCCAAGGAGTCGAAGGAGCAAGATGCAGAGTCAGAGCTGCTGGAGTCCTGACTGGGCCTCCGGGAGAACAGCGTGGAGGACATGCTGCTGGCCAGACGGGAGAGCAGCTGCCTGGTGGCACATCGCCCCTCGGGACTCCCGCTGTCGGCTGCTTGCCTGCGGGGGGCACTGGTGCTGCTGCCAGTAGTCTCTGACGACCCCGCTGAGCTGGTGTACCAGGAACGGGAGCGGGATGGTCCGGCCCAAGGGGTGGCAGGTCTGCATGGGTCACGGGACAGCGGGGACGGTTCATAGTGGCCGGTCCGGCGCCGGGTCGTGGCACTGGCCTGACCCGAGGTGAAGCTCTCTTTTGGCCGGGCTCCTTGTGCGTAAGATGACACCGCACGCTCAGGATCTGCATGGCAACCAAACATGGGGGGAGGAAACATTACATAACATCACCCACACACATTTTCAGACTACcggcactatatatatatagttagtGTGCCGTTACAGCAAATATCCCCATCTGTGGTCCAAAAAATCCTCCACAGGCTGAAGCAACTTTAACACACAAAACTGTAGTATTACACCATTGTATAGAACAAAGCATCTTAATCTGACTTTGTGAAGAATCCTTTTTATGTAATGCATCACAAAGTGTCCAATACACCAAGCAGTACAGATGTCCCTCCATCTCACTCCTGCAGAACACCATGTA from Paramormyrops kingsleyae isolate MSU_618 chromosome 16, PKINGS_0.4, whole genome shotgun sequence carries:
- the LOC111858361 gene encoding E3 ubiquitin-protein ligase MARCHF7-like isoform X4; protein product: MDSRPFRLTFTPPGATSLSPSSTRLGTSRLHSRGRTLASDGYTRASSIKLDSDLEGSRFSSSREYGISDSRRSSWKVSSALTAVTSCDRPWADSPVGSRSRLGGSEPLGTCSGFLNGTQDSDMKRAKISYCSRTPFSREPCSPVLSGAYCNPDPSWQVRSTRSRSSSSSPSEGGWSRREHDGLSMQAPRAAGLASSLYPERAVSSYAQGARPKESFTSGQASATTRRRTGHYEPSPLSRDPCRPATPWAGPSRSRSWYTSSAGSSETTGSSTSAPRRQAADSGSPEGRCATRQLLSRLASSMSSTLFSRRPSQDSSSSDSASCSFDSLEDSADAQREESSPTSASSSRNSSTDSSQGLPFLRRRHHAVRETHAAEADPEPPRAGTSWLSSSLRSRCTPLFSCRRREGLQEDEARQPYRSSPFPLRRRASPETKATDQEEGEDDEEEPESAGVVGSPGATGASNTTVPCPPHAGRARRMAGVTPNSLFHVSVSPSLESSLPDNVMITVDIMATGRSGPEMEKPSSSRDPEKLRKIKESLLLEESDEEGDLCRICQMAEESPSNPLIAPCRCTGSLQYVHQDCMKKWLSSKISSGSALDTITTCELCKEKLQLNIDNFDINELYRMRERSENEFISCGLYLVVLLHLCEQRFSDVLGAANDAGFFNMARTLHEYMDELESSNGDSEEEVPDRRPAIHFCDLDDDDDEEDY
- the LOC111858361 gene encoding E3 ubiquitin-protein ligase MARCHF7-like isoform X2, giving the protein MDSRPFRLTFTPPGATSLSPSSTRLGTSRLHSRGRTLASDGYTRASSIKLDSDLEGSRFSSSREYGISDSRRSSWKVSSALTAVTSCDRPWADSPVGSRSRLGGSEPLGTCSGFLNGTQDSDMKRAKISYCSRTPFSREPCSPVLSGAYCNPDPSWQVRSTRSRSSSSSPSEGGWSRREHDGLSMQAPRAAGLASSLYPERAVSSYAQGARPKESFTSGQASATTRRRTGHYEPSPLSRDPCRPATPWAGPSRSRSWYTSSAGSSETTGSSTSAPRRQAADSGSPEGRCATRQLLSRLASSMSSTLFSRRPSQDSSSSDSASCSFDSLEDSADAQREESSPTSASSSRNSSTDSSQGLPFLRRRHHAVRETHAAEADPEPPRAGTSWLSSSLRSRCTPLFSCRRREGLQEDEARQPYRSSPFPLRRRASPETKATDQEEGEDDEEEPESAGVVGSPGATGASNTTVPCPPHAGRARRMAGVTPNSLFHVSVSPSLESSLPDNVMITVDIMATGRSGPEMEKPSSSRDPEKLRKIKESLLLEESDEEGDLCRICQMAEESPSNPLIAPCRCTGSLQYVHQDCMKKWLSSKISSGSALDTITTCELCKEKLQLNIDNFDINELYRMRERSENEFISCGLYLVVLLHLCEQRFSDVLGAANDAGVRDWELCRVRAYTSHFFNMARTLHEYMDELESSNGDSEEEVPDRRPAIHFCDLDDDDDEEDY
- the LOC111858361 gene encoding E3 ubiquitin-protein ligase MARCHF7-like isoform X3, which translates into the protein MDSRPFRLTFTPPGATSLSPSSTRLGTSRLHSRGRTLASDGYTRASSIKLDSDLEGSRFSSSREYGISDSRRSSWKVSSALTAVTSCDRPWADSPVGSRSRLVGQSPTICPGGSEPLGTCSGFLNGTQDSDMKRAKISYCSRTPFSREPCSPVLSGAYCNPDPSWQVRSTRSRSSSSSPSEGGWSRREHDGLSMQAPRAAGLASSLYPERAVSSYAQGARPKESFTSGQASATTRRRTGHYEPSPLSRDPCRPATPWAGPSRSRSWYTSSAGSSETTGSSTSAPRRQAADSGSPEGRCATRQLLSRLASSMSSTLFSRRPSQDSSSSDSASCSFDSLEDSADAQREESSPTSASSSRNSSTDSSQGLPFLRRRHHAVRETHAAEADPEPPRAGTSWLSSSLRSRCTPLFSCRRREGLQEDEARQPYRSSPFPLRRRASPETKATDQEEGEDDEEEPESAGVVGSPGATGASNTTVPCPPHAGRARRMAGVTPNSLFHVSVSPSLESSLPDNVMITVDIMATGRSGPEMEKPSSSRDPEKLRKIKESLLLEESDEEGDLCRICQMAEESPSNPLIAPCRCTGSLQYVHQDCMKKWLSSKISSGSALDTITTCELCKEKLQLNIDNFDINELYRMRERSENEFISCGLYLVVLLHLCEQRFSDVLGAANDAGFFNMARTLHEYMDELESSNGDSEEEVPDRRPAIHFCDLDDDDDEEDY
- the LOC111858361 gene encoding E3 ubiquitin-protein ligase MARCHF7-like isoform X1; translation: MDSRPFRLTFTPPGATSLSPSSTRLGTSRLHSRGRTLASDGYTRASSIKLDSDLEGSRFSSSREYGISDSRRSSWKVSSALTAVTSCDRPWADSPVGSRSRLVGQSPTICPGGSEPLGTCSGFLNGTQDSDMKRAKISYCSRTPFSREPCSPVLSGAYCNPDPSWQVRSTRSRSSSSSPSEGGWSRREHDGLSMQAPRAAGLASSLYPERAVSSYAQGARPKESFTSGQASATTRRRTGHYEPSPLSRDPCRPATPWAGPSRSRSWYTSSAGSSETTGSSTSAPRRQAADSGSPEGRCATRQLLSRLASSMSSTLFSRRPSQDSSSSDSASCSFDSLEDSADAQREESSPTSASSSRNSSTDSSQGLPFLRRRHHAVRETHAAEADPEPPRAGTSWLSSSLRSRCTPLFSCRRREGLQEDEARQPYRSSPFPLRRRASPETKATDQEEGEDDEEEPESAGVVGSPGATGASNTTVPCPPHAGRARRMAGVTPNSLFHVSVSPSLESSLPDNVMITVDIMATGRSGPEMEKPSSSRDPEKLRKIKESLLLEESDEEGDLCRICQMAEESPSNPLIAPCRCTGSLQYVHQDCMKKWLSSKISSGSALDTITTCELCKEKLQLNIDNFDINELYRMRERSENEFISCGLYLVVLLHLCEQRFSDVLGAANDAGVRDWELCRVRAYTSHFFNMARTLHEYMDELESSNGDSEEEVPDRRPAIHFCDLDDDDDEEDY
- the LOC111858361 gene encoding E3 ubiquitin-protein ligase MARCHF7-like isoform X5 encodes the protein MKRAKISYCSRTPFSREPCSPVLSGAYCNPDPSWQVRSTRSRSSSSSPSEGGWSRREHDGLSMQAPRAAGLASSLYPERAVSSYAQGARPKESFTSGQASATTRRRTGHYEPSPLSRDPCRPATPWAGPSRSRSWYTSSAGSSETTGSSTSAPRRQAADSGSPEGRCATRQLLSRLASSMSSTLFSRRPSQDSSSSDSASCSFDSLEDSADAQREESSPTSASSSRNSSTDSSQGLPFLRRRHHAVRETHAAEADPEPPRAGTSWLSSSLRSRCTPLFSCRRREGLQEDEARQPYRSSPFPLRRRASPETKATDQEEGEDDEEEPESAGVVGSPGATGASNTTVPCPPHAGRARRMAGVTPNSLFHVSVSPSLESSLPDNVMITVDIMATGRSGPEMEKPSSSRDPEKLRKIKESLLLEESDEEGDLCRICQMAEESPSNPLIAPCRCTGSLQYVHQDCMKKWLSSKISSGSALDTITTCELCKEKLQLNIDNFDINELYRMRERSENEFISCGLYLVVLLHLCEQRFSDVLGAANDAGVRDWELCRVRAYTSHFFNMARTLHEYMDELESSNGDSEEEVPDRRPAIHFCDLDDDDDEEDY